The window ATGAAACGTCgcacagttattagtctttctccaCATAGGTCCAACCAAGAGTGACACGCTTCTCCCATCCATTTATGCGGCTGTGGATTTCTCACTTGTAGAAGTCTGCAGAAATCAATGCCTCATGATCTTGGAagcgtttgcccttcaaaaattacttcatagacggaaagaggtgaaagtcagaggGTGCAAGGTCAGAAgtataaggaagatgaggaaggatgtcgtcgCCActggaccgcgcttccatctgggcaatgggagagttgtgaacagggggcgttgtcttgtaagaggcagacacctttggtcaacattctaaGCCTCTTGGTtatgatagcctcccgcaatttctgtggCAGTGAAGCGCAGTAAGCTCCTACTACTCCATGCCGGTCCCAAAAGACTGAGCATAAacttgcctgccgagggtgtgacactgcctttttttttttttttttttttgggggggggggtaaatcacAGCACTACCATTTTGACTGAGCCTTTGGAACAATGGACTTGTTCCTGCTTCCGAAAAGGTGTGAGTAGCCAAAGAACCCATCAAGCAGACAACTTTTTTATATGCAGATGGTTGTGAATGATTTTGTGAATGACCCAAcgctaatcttgacatcttggactAGCCGACGGGGATCTTCCAAAATGGTAATCTCCTCTTATTGGATGGTGTCCTTATCAATGGCAGGCTGGGGTCGCCCTAtaataggagccgtttccacagatctctgaccacacctgaactggtgatgccaatgtttaacaacgtcatatgaaaGGGTATCTTCATTTAATTTCATGGAAGATCTGTTGCgttgtgcggccattcaagtaaaaaaacctgatcactgctcgatactcaacattttcacaccttactgcaccttcaccgcggTAACATAAGTCATGTTGAGTTAAGGAAATAAATACATGGCCTATAGAGATGTGTGACACTACGCATTTTAAAtgtcagcctcctaggataagcggaagtaggtcaggggaaatctttaatgagcgcccctcgtgtgtatactcacatacatacatatatattttttcttttacttattttcatatatatgtacgcgcacgcgcgtgtgtttatatatatatatatatatgtatatatatatttatgtgtatgtgggtgtatgtgtttgtgtgtgtgtgtgtgtgtgtgtgtgcacatatatatatctatatttatatatatatatacataatacgcgGGTGTAtgcgggtgtatgtatgtgtttgtgtgtgtgtgtgtgtctgtgtgtgtgtgtacatatatatatatctatatttatatatatatatatatatatatatacataatacgcacacacacagatagaaagatagatagataaataaatagatagttacagacacacacacatacacacccacacacacatatatatgtgtgtgtgtgtgtgtttatatatatatatatatatatatatatatatatatatatatgctgcatatatatacatacatatatgcattcacacacacacacacacacacacacacacacacacacacacacatatatatatatatatatatatatatatatatatatatatatatatatatatatacacatgcatatatatatacatatatatatatatatatatatatatatacacatttatatacatgcatatatatacacatatatataaatgtaatataaatgtaatatacttagacgtagatatagacagattgatagatatacatacatacatacatatatatatatatatatatatatatatatatatatatatatatgtgtgtgtgtgtgtgtgtgtgtgtgtgtgtgtgtgtgtatctattcacatctatatctatgtatattgtatatatatatatatatatatatatatatacatatacatatacatgtatatatatgtgtgtgtattgatgaataaataaatagataaacagataaatcaatataaacagataaacaaatatatatatatatatatatatgtgtgtgtgtgtgtgtgtgtttgtgtgtgtttgtgtgtgtgtgtgtgtgtgtgtgtgtgtgtgtgtgtgcgtgtgtgcgtgtgtgggtgtgcgtgtgtgtgtgcgtgtgcgtctgtgggtgtgcgtgtgtgtgtgtgtatctgtttatgtgtatgtatgtatatatacatacacgcacacactcactcacaggcggaggcattcacacataaatataacacCAAATTAGTCTTTCGCAACAAGTGTAAAGTTTAATCACACCAAATAAAAAAGTATTAAGTGCAACAACATGATATGAACATTCATTTACCGTTTCTCAGAATGCGACGGCGCGCGCAGTCGTTCGCATACTTTAGTCTTGAATGCGGATTACAGCCGAATTAGAACGTTCTGTAGAtagcttttgttttctgttgactTGCGCTTGGCAGacgatctttgttttttttattattgttattttcatttctcaagTGGTTTTGAATAGTTATGCTCGCTtcgtattctattttttattttatttatttattttacgaaaCTCCTTTTTTTCGCGCGCTGTGTAGACAATGGAGGATCTTAAACAGAGCGATTCGAACCCTAAACCAATTTCATCACGATATAACTAACATATTTTCCCTTTACAGTTGTTGTTTCTCTGGTTTAGCTTACAGATGGATTTTCGTAGTATTTATCAAAGCGCGCCTGGCAAGTATAGAGGTCGTTTCTCATCATCTTATCGCATTTTCACACGCGTGTCTTGTTATCATCGTAACGGGTGACCATAACCTTGGAGGGTCGCAAAAGGAGTGAAAAGGGGGGTAAACAAAAAAGGGGTGAGAggaaaaagcatacacacacacgaatacatttatatatctaattatctctctctctctctctctctctctctctctctctctctctctctctatatatatatatatatatatatatatatatatatatgtatacgtgtgtgtgtgtgtgtctgtgtgtatatgtgtttgcatgtgtgagtgtgtatgtgtgtatgtgtatgtatgtatgtatgcgtctctacacacacatagacacacacacacacacacacacacacacacacagacacacacatacatacacacacacacacacacacacacacacacatatatatatatatatatacacatatatatacatacacatatacatatatgtatatatatgcatacagacatacatctataaatatgtgtatatatgtatatatatatatgtatatatatatatatatgcagatatatatacatatatatatacatatgtctatgtataaacacacataaatatatatgtatatatacatacagttatatatatatacatatatatacatatatatgtatatatatgtgtatatatctatattatatatgtaaatatatatatatatgtatattatatataaatatctatatatatacatatgtctacatgtatatatgtatatatatatatatatatatatatatatatatatatatatgtatatacatatacacacatatatatatatatatatgtgtgtgtgtgtgtgtgtgtgtgtgtgtgtgtgtgtgtgtgcgtgtgtctgtgtgtatgtatgtatatatgtatgtatgtatacatataatatatataatataatataatatatatatatgtatgtgtgtgtgtgtgtgtgtgtgggtgggtgtgggtgtgtgtgtgtgtgtgtatgtgtgtgggtgtgggtgtgtgtgtgtgtgtgtgtgtgtgtgtgtgtgtgtgtgtacacgtacacacacacacacacacacacacacttatatatataaatatatatacatatatatacatatatatacatatgtataatatgtatttatctatttatttatacatatatatgtatttatatctatatatgtgtgtgtgtgtgtgtgtgtgtgtgtgtgtttgtgtgtgcgtgtgtgtgtgagcgtgcttgtgcgtgtgtggatgtgtacgaTACATGGCCGACTACCTCTTCACATATGTCATAACGTTGTGTTTGCTCTACCATTTCACACTACACTTAAATGGGATGTAAGTACACATTATCAATAGActgtacatttattttattaagaacaaagaacaaattcATATACAGTTATAAATAGGATGTAAAATATATCTATTCAGGTGCATCggatataatatatgcaaatggTAGACTCCAACTAAACTgaaattaaccaaaaaaaaaatgaaaatattgagaAACTCACGCGAtcaagaaaataattattaatatccacTGAAACCTTATGATTCCTTTATACACAGTCATTGGAAATAATTAGCTGTTGTTCTTGACGTTAGTATCTATTTTCTTACATTTCTGGGTTGAATTTGAATAAAAGACTGTCCAATTCTGAACAACACAGTTACAAAATCTGTAATGCACGAGTGGAAAACCTGTAGTCGCTGACGGAGATGTGAAGAGGCGTTTGGGGCATCACTTTTGTTTTACAGTTGCCTGGTAGTACATGAATTACTGTGCtgtgacatttttcttttcttttttggtaacttttttttctttttttcgtcttttttgtctTAGGAGAGTCACGAGTAGGCCGATGCCTCGCAGCTCTCTCGACTTGAACCGATGTGGAGACGCAGGCATGGTACGTTTTGCTAAGATAGATGGGAGAGGTGTTTACTAGTTTACGATGACACGattatggggatatatatatatatatgagtgtatatataatgtcaagTCTATATTACGCACTTAGTTTTACGAATGTGGGAGATTTATCACAGGGTATTTCGGGCTTATGAACGAACATGCACTATGTAAGTGAACGCAGACACATGCAAatgttcaaatacacacacacacacacacacacacacacacacacacacacacacacacacacacacacacacacactcacactcacagataaaagggagagagcgacagGCTGAAATCCACAGTCAGCATTCGTACGTTTTTCTCATCAACATAATCACATTCATACCTAAATGCATTCCATATGATATGATTTGTACATTTTGCTTCTCCAATAGGAAAAACTATGCGTTCAACAGACTCATCAAGAGCAGAGAGGCGTGGCAGAGGGAGCGTGCGTGCCCAGGGCCCCCTACATAAGGCAACAGGACTCCAAGGCGCCCGCACCCACCATCCGAATGACGGTCTCCTTGGTGATGCCGTAGTCGGCCAGCGTCTTATCGTCCTGCATCTCCAGGTCCCTCACCAGCAGATGCTGCTCGCTCTCCCAGAAGGCCTCCTCGCTCTCCCGGCGGATCAGGGTCTTCAGCTGCCGGCCGGTGGTCGCGGGGCCCACCTCCACGCTCACGGTCTTGTCCGTGGGCGTGACCACGTGCAGCAGGAAGGTGGGCTGACCGCCCTCGTCCTCCCGCAGCCTGAAGCGGAGGGTGAGCTTGGAGCCCTCGGTGATGTCGCAGCGGTCGAGGGTGCGGTCGTCGTCGAGGAGCTGGCCGGCGTGGTGCAGCCGGAGGTCCTCGGCGGGCACGTCCTCCTTCTGACCTATGACCTCCTTGACCCTCTTAATCGTATCATAGCGATCCGCTTCGACAACTATTCTTCTCCCTGTTGgtatgatgatgtggatgaacaTGGCTCACCGTGAGGCCTGGAAGAGAGAATTGACACAACTGTACCTCTCCGTCACCACAAGTCGAGGAATAAACCCCCTACCCCGCcccgaaccccctccccccagccccagcccactccctcccccccttcccggaCGAAGGAGCAGCAGCGCCGTTCCTTTGCCGAAATCACGCTCGATCGGACGAGGCGGACGAGCGATTTCTATCAAAATACACTCGACTTTTTTCCCCCGGGCAATG of the Penaeus chinensis breed Huanghai No. 1 chromosome 18, ASM1920278v2, whole genome shotgun sequence genome contains:
- the LOC125034575 gene encoding polyubiquitin 8-like produces the protein MFIHIIIPTGRRIVVEADRYDTIKRVKEVIGQKEDVPAEDLRLHHAGQLLDDDRTLDRCDITEGSKLTLRFRLREDEGGQPTFLLHVVTPTDKTVSVEVGPATTGRQLKTLIRRESEEAFWESEQHLLVRDLEMQDDKTLADYGITKETVIRMQNVPCLRLHIGSSRESCEASAYS